A part of Acropora palmata chromosome 6, jaAcrPala1.3, whole genome shotgun sequence genomic DNA contains:
- the LOC141885055 gene encoding uncharacterized protein LOC141885055, translated as MAAGADRNQKPTCVYCGQHHSSVQCTIVTNAQKRKEILKKSGRCFICIRKNHLSRNCRSQFRCSKCHGRHHSSICDPTETPVSQVSTETQKRESTVDEKKVTSSVNMCVGTKNTVLLQTAKATVYNPGNSHRKMTIGIILDGGSQRSYVTERICDDLNLPVAHSESLTINPFGSNTGIHQQCKVFNLCMGTMGSDDVTLSAICVPVISSPVQGQCPRQAMSSYSHLAGLTSADDCEGEANIDILVGADQYWNFVTGRLIRGDSGPTAILTKLGWVLSGPVHYQAPSSTTVNLTSTHVLKCQVSNHPDPDLLESKLERFWRLESLGIVPNESSVYDDFQQRIRFDGQRYEVNLPWKEPHPMLPDNYSLSKSRLVSLLSRLKNDPGVLKEYHAVIQEQVNAGVVERVEEDGPGEVGEVHYLAHHLVVRQDKQTTKVRVVYDASAKKSGGPSLNDCLYSGPPLSETIADVLVRFRCHKTALVGDLEKAFLMISVAEDDRDALRFLWFDDPFSEEPKIIVFRFARVAFGLSSSPFLLNATLKHHIMMYENEDPEFVQKLLQSLYVDDIISGDSDDIGAYKLYIKAKSRLAEGGFNARKFVSNSKKLMSQIKENERLLENSCHGSQSITSKENSETVMEEDESYAKSATHSGSALPATEKVLGVHWNTEEDQLVLYLKEVLEDSSLDDLRPTKRDVARITSKIYDPMGFITPVTVKMKLLCQSLCKKKIGWDEVLDETSRKIWRNLLKSLKEAEPIRVPRCYFFGVAGRVRSTSLQGFCDASVNAYAAVVYLKIETVDETYLKFVTSKTRVAPLVEQTIPRLELLSALILARLISHIRSVLEEFIPISHVTCWSDSEVALYWIRGEDREWKQFVQNRVCEIRNLVPPKAWRHCSSKDNPADIASRGASPEAKKEHREPASNLPCSSLLTGSSSLAVSAVIDCKRFSHLHRLLTITALVLRFTRKLKSKGREPGLVPVDITAEDILEAKELWIRDIQIDLTSSAKFKNWEGEFGVFSDPNGILRCGGRLGNADLSESQKHPALLDATNHVTSLIVRACHERVHHNGVKETLTELRSRFWIVRGRQVVKKLLHECTICRRLQGKPYSPPTAPPLPSFTITKEQPFTFTGVDFAGPLYVKENYVSVYPCAVSRAVHLDTVPDWTAEAFIRNFRRFAARRGLPRELNSDNGKTFVSASKMLRAEPCSIHLQNSHRLKTRDAEGQTVAVGDVVIVHEDGLHRGLWKLGRVERLIKGKDGLVRGAVVKSTTPKKRNPTRLRRPLQRLYPLELGARSQGDSTEDIPDVPDGAEDAEERPRREAARRADRQRRALMENELL; from the exons ATGGCGGCTGGAGCAGACAGAAATCAGAAACCTACATGTGTTTACTGTGGCCAGCATCATTCATCTGTTCAGTGTACTATTGTCACCAACGCTCAAAAGCGCaaggaaattttaaagaagAGTGGTCGTTGTTTCATTTGTATCAGGAAAAATCACCTCAGTAGAAATTGCCGTTCACAATTCCGTTGCAGTAAGTGCCATGGACGACATCACTCCAGCATCTGTGATCCTACCGAGACACCTGTGAGCCAAGTCAGTACCGAAACTCAAAAGCGGGAAAGTACAGTTGATGAGAAAAAagtgacgtcatctgtgaatATGTGTGTGGGCACAAAGAACACTGTACTCTTGCAGACGGCAAAGGCAACTGTGTACAATCCAGGAAACAGCCATCGCAAAATGACCATTGGAATCATACTGGACGGAGGGAGTCAGAGATCGTATGTTACAGAAAGAATCTGCGACGACTTGAATTTGCCTGTGGCACACTCAGAGTCATTAACAATCAATCCCTTTGGTTCAAACACTGGAATTCACCAGCAGTGCAAAGTATTTAACTTATGTATGGGAACTATGGGTAGTGATGATGTAACATTATCTGCTATTTGCGTCCCTGTAATTAGTTCTCCGGTTCAAGGCCAGTGTCCCAGACAGGCAATGAGTAGTTACTCCCATCTTGCTGGCTTGACTTCAGCTGATGACTGTGAAGGAGAGGCAAACATTGACATACTGGTTGGTGCAGATCAATACTGGAACTTTGTCACAGGCAGACTCATCCGAGGGGATTCAGGCCCGACAGCCATCCTCACCAAGCTGGGTTGGGTCTTATCTGGGCCAGTCCATTATCAAGCGCCGTCAAGCACCACTGTTAATCTGACAAGTACACATGTGTTGAAATGTCAAGTCTCAAACCATCCAGATCCTGACCTGCTAGAGAGCAAGCTTGAAAGATTCTGGAGGCTTGAAAGTCTTGGCATAGTTCCTAATGAAAGCAGTGTTTATGATGACTTCCAGCAACGCATACGTTTTGATGGCCAGAGATATGAGGTCAACCTTCCCTGGAAAGAGCCACATCCGATGCTACCGGATAACTACAGTCTCAGCAAGAGTCGTCTGGTGTCTCTTCTATCCAGATTAAAGAATGATCCTGGAGTGCTCAAAGAGTATCATGCAGTTATTCAGGAACAAGTGAACGCTGGTGTAGTTGAAAGGGTTGAAGAAGATGGTCCGGGGGAAGTAGGAGAAGTGCATTATCTGGCCCATCATCTAGTGGTTCGTCAGGataaacaaacaaccaaaGTGAGGGTAGTTTATGATGCTTCAGCGAAAAAGAGTGGAGGTCCGTCATTGAATGACTGTTTATATTCTGGTCCACCACTGTCAGAAACCATTGCAGATGTTCTGGTCAGATTCAGATGTCACAAGACTGCACTTGTTGGGGACCTAGAAAAGGCCTTTCTAATGATTTCGGTAGCTGAAGATGATCGTGACGCCCTCAGATTCCTGTGGTTTGATGACCCGTTTAGTGAAGAGCCCAAGATAATTGTATTTAGATTTGCTCGTGTAGCTTTTGGCCTCTCCTCCAGCCCATTCCTTCTGAATGCTACACTCAAGCATCACATCATGATGTATGAAAATGAAGACCCAGAATTTGTGCAGAAACTTCTTCAATCTCTTTATGTAGATGACATTATTTCTGGAGACAGTGATGACATTGGAGCTTACAAGTTGTACATTAAAGCCAAATCAAGACTGGCTGAAGGCGGATTTAATGCGAGAAAGTTCGTTTCCAACTCCAAGAAATTAATGAGCCAGATCAAGGAGAATGAGAGATTGTTAGAAAACAGCTGCCATGGAAGTCAATCCATTACATCAAAGGAAAATTCTGAGACTGTGATGGAAGAAGATGAATCATACGCAAAGAGTGCAACGCACAGTGGGAGTGCCCTACCTGCTACCGAGAAGGTCTTGGGTGTACATTGGAACACGGAGGAAGATCAATTGGTCTTGTATCTGAAGGAGGTCCTAGAAGATTCATCACTGGACGATTTGAGGCCAACAAAGCGTGATGTAGCACGGATCACGTCGAAGATTTATGACCCCATGGGTTTCATTACCCCAGTGACTGTCAAAATGAAACTGCTTTGCCAAAGTTTGTGTAAGAAGAAGATTGGGTGGGATGAAGTATTGGATGAAACGTCAAGAAAGATTTGGAGAAATCTACTGAAGAGCCTGAAGGAGGCAGAGCCAATCAGGGTGCCACGATGCTACTTCTTTGGTGTCGCAGGGAGGGTGCGGTCGACAAGCCTACAGGGTTTCTGTGATGCATCAGTCAATGCATATGCAGCTGTAGTGTACTTGAAGATAGAAACGGTAGATGAAACCTACCTCAAGTTTGTGACGTCGAAGACAAGAGTTGCACCACTTGTTGAGCAAACAATTCCACGCCTTGAACTGCTTTCAGCATTGATTTTGGCCAGACTTATTTCTCATATCCGATCCGTCTTGGAAGAGTTCATTCCAATTTCCCATGTAACATGCTGGTCGGACTCAGAAGTAGCACTGTATTGGATTCGTGGAGAAGACCGTGAGTGGAAACAGTTTGTTCAGAACAGGGTATGTGAGATCAGAAATCTTGTGCCACCAAAGGCCTGGAGGCATTGCTCAAGTAAGGACAACCCAGCCGACATAGCATCGCGTGGAGCATCACCG GAAGCAAAGAAGGAACATCGTGAGCCAGCATCAAACCTACCTTGCTCATCACTTCTTACAGGATCCTCTAGCCTGGCGGTGAGTGCCGTTATAGATTGCAAGAGATTCAGTCACCTACACAGATTGCTAACTATCACAGCTCTTGTTTTGAGATTTACACGAAAACTGAAGTCCAAGGGGCGGGAGCCCGGACTTGTCCCAGTAGACATCACGGCAGAGGATATCTTAGAAGCGAAAGAACTTTGGATTAGAGATATTCAAATCGATTTAACGTCAAGTGCGAAGTTCAAGAACTGGGAGGGAGAATTTGGAGTGTTTTCAGACCCAAACGGAATCCTGAGATGTGGTggaaggcttggaaatgcagATTTATCAGAGTCACAGAAACACCCTGCCTTGTTAGACGCAACAAATCATGTCACTTCACTCATTGTAAGAGCTTGTCATGAAAGAGTCCACCATAATGGTGTTAAAGAGACACTGACTGAATTGCGCTCAAGATTCTGGATTGTTAGGGGAAGACAAGTTGTAAAGAAGCTTTTGCATGAATGCACAATTTGTCGCCGTCTACAAGGAAAGCCCTACAGTCCACCTACAGCGCCACCCTTGCCATCGTTCACGATCACAAAGGAGCAACCATTCACCTTCACAGGTGTAGACTTCGCAGGCCCCCTCTATGTAAAGGAGAATTATGTGTCAGTATACCCTTGTGCAGTCTCCAGAGCTGTACACCTTGACACTGTTCCTGATTGGACAGCAGAGGCCTTCATCCGAAACTTTCGTCGATTTGCTGCTCGTCGTGGACTGCCTCGCGAATTGAATTCAGACAATGGGAAAACCTTTGTGTCTGCCTCCAAGATGTTAAGAGCCGAGCCCTGTTCAATTCACCTACA AAATTCACACCGGCTCAAAACGAGAGATGCAGAAGGTCAAACTGTTGCTGTCGGGGatgttgttattgttcatGAAGATGGTCTGCATCGAGGACTTTGGAAGCTTGGCCGAGTAGAGAGGCTGATCAAAGGCAAGGATGGGCTTGTTCGTGGAGCGGTTGTCAAGTCAACCACACCCAAGAAGAGGAACCCCACACGGTTGAGACGCCCACTACAAAGGTTGTATCCATTGGAACTTGGGGCTCGTTCACAAGGGGATTCAACAGAAGACATCCCAGATGTGCCAGATGGAGCTGAAGATGCAGAGGAGAGGCCCAGACGAGAAGCAGCACGCAGAGCAGACAGACAAAGGAGAGCGCTTATGGAAAATGAGCTGCTTTAG